A single Klebsiella variicola DNA region contains:
- a CDS encoding c-type cytochrome, translated as MMKMQWLSALVLGALSCAAFAEEAPADSNLIKQGEYLARAGDCVACHTNGKAGKPFAGGLPMETPIGTIYSTNITPDKEHGIGGYTFEEFDDAVRKGVRKDGSTLYPAMPYPSFARISEADMRAMYAYFMHGVEPVNAAKKDTDIPWPLSMRWPLAFWRGIFAPTPSDFVANPQVDPVLERGRYLVEGLGHCGACHTPRSLTMQEKALSESEGDDYLAGSNAPIDGWVASSLRGENRDGLGTWSEAELAEFLKTGRNDKSVVFGGMSDVVEHSLQYLSDDDITAIARYLKSLPPRGGKQTPAPVEDSVAKDLWKGNDSKTGAALYVDNCAACHRTDGAGYKRAFPSLKGNPVVQTEDATSLIHIVLTGSTTPAVKDAVSNLTMPSFGWRLDDQQVADVVNFIRTSWGNNAPAVSASDVAKVRKETAAHDEKALGNADISKLPGAGQ; from the coding sequence ATGATGAAAATGCAATGGTTATCGGCCCTGGTGCTTGGGGCATTGAGCTGCGCGGCTTTTGCCGAAGAGGCGCCTGCGGACAGCAATCTGATTAAGCAGGGGGAGTATCTGGCGCGGGCGGGGGACTGTGTCGCCTGCCACACCAACGGCAAAGCGGGGAAACCTTTCGCCGGCGGTTTGCCGATGGAGACGCCGATCGGCACCATCTACTCCACCAATATCACGCCGGATAAAGAACACGGCATCGGCGGGTACACCTTCGAAGAGTTCGACGACGCGGTGCGCAAGGGCGTGCGGAAAGACGGTTCCACGCTCTATCCGGCGATGCCGTATCCCTCGTTCGCGCGGATCAGTGAAGCGGACATGCGCGCCATGTACGCCTACTTTATGCATGGCGTGGAACCGGTGAATGCCGCCAAAAAGGACACCGACATCCCGTGGCCGCTGTCGATGCGCTGGCCGCTGGCGTTCTGGCGCGGCATCTTCGCCCCGACGCCGAGCGACTTTGTCGCCAACCCGCAGGTTGACCCGGTGCTGGAGCGCGGCCGCTATCTGGTGGAAGGCCTGGGCCACTGCGGTGCCTGCCATACCCCGCGCAGTCTGACGATGCAGGAAAAAGCGCTCAGCGAAAGCGAAGGCGATGATTACCTGGCGGGCAGCAATGCGCCGATTGACGGCTGGGTCGCCTCCAGCCTGCGCGGCGAAAACCGCGACGGTCTGGGGACCTGGAGCGAGGCTGAGCTGGCCGAGTTCCTGAAAACCGGACGCAACGATAAATCGGTGGTCTTCGGCGGCATGAGCGATGTGGTGGAGCACAGTCTGCAGTATCTTTCTGATGACGACATCACCGCCATCGCCCGCTATCTGAAGTCGCTCCCGCCGCGCGGCGGCAAACAGACCCCAGCCCCGGTGGAAGACAGCGTGGCGAAAGATCTGTGGAAGGGTAACGACAGCAAAACCGGCGCCGCGCTGTACGTTGATAACTGCGCCGCCTGCCACCGCACCGACGGCGCGGGCTATAAACGCGCCTTCCCGTCGCTGAAGGGCAACCCGGTGGTACAGACCGAAGATGCCACTTCGCTTATCCATATCGTTCTGACCGGGAGCACCACGCCGGCGGTGAAAGATGCGGTCTCCAACCTGACCATGCCGTCGTTCGGCTGGCGTCTGGACGACCAGCAGGTGGCGGATGTGGTCAACTTCATCCGCACCAGTTGGGGCAACAATGCGCCGGCGGTCAGCGCCAGCGATGTGGCGAAGGTGCGTAAGGAGACCGCAGCGCACGATGAGAAGGCGTTAGGCAACGCCGATATCTCGAAGCTGCCGGGGGCCGGACAGTAA
- a CDS encoding ABC transporter permease, translated as MNVLRRKWQGLPRGVVVCITALVIYVPLLFIVVQSFLSAPFFSRSKSWSLEAFAFIFTDPDFYLALRSGFILAFGLVIIAIPLGGILAFLMVRTDLPGRRIIEPLILVPIFVSPMVLGFGYVVAAGPVGFFSQWAQQLIGFVPWNIYSMFSIVVIAGLTHVPHAYLYISSALRSVGSDVEEAARTVGATPLQVMTSVSLPMVRPSILYACVLLFFLGLEVFGLMLVLGDPEGNMVLATYLYKLTNKLGTPSYHLMAAVAVVLICITIPLVMLQRRLMRTANRFVTMKGKASQARALPLGKWRWVAGAVVVAWLTVTIGVPLLGVALRAFISNWGVGVSLWDELSLTTFHNIWQQPNLLRAIVNSMAIGIVGGALAVICYLFVGIAMHRKADNVTRFLDYSVLVPRAVPGLLAGLAFLWVFLFVPMWLDQSLKHGWLSALPVADWLREHLIVHLRALRNTIFSVWLAYTVVWMAYGLRLISSTLLQVGPELEEAARSTGASRGQITRHVTVPLSRYGLIGSWLLMFLIFEREYSTGVYLLSPGTETIGSMLVSLWAAGAIDIVAALSFINILLVVIGLGIALRFGVKLHD; from the coding sequence ATGAATGTATTACGCAGAAAGTGGCAGGGGCTGCCGCGCGGCGTGGTGGTGTGCATCACGGCGCTGGTGATTTACGTCCCGCTGTTATTTATTGTGGTGCAGAGTTTTCTCTCCGCGCCGTTCTTTTCCCGCTCCAAATCCTGGAGCCTGGAAGCCTTCGCCTTTATTTTTACCGACCCGGATTTTTATCTGGCATTAAGGTCAGGTTTTATTCTGGCCTTTGGCCTGGTGATTATTGCCATTCCGCTGGGCGGTATTTTGGCGTTTCTGATGGTGCGCACCGATTTACCCGGCCGGCGGATCATTGAGCCGCTGATCCTGGTGCCGATCTTCGTCTCGCCGATGGTGCTGGGCTTTGGCTACGTGGTGGCCGCCGGGCCGGTAGGCTTCTTTTCCCAGTGGGCGCAGCAGCTGATCGGCTTTGTGCCGTGGAATATCTACTCGATGTTCAGCATTGTGGTCATCGCCGGCTTAACCCACGTGCCGCACGCCTATCTCTATATCTCTTCGGCGCTGCGCAGCGTCGGTTCCGACGTGGAAGAGGCGGCGCGCACCGTCGGCGCTACCCCGCTGCAGGTGATGACCTCGGTGAGTCTGCCGATGGTGCGGCCATCCATTCTTTACGCCTGCGTGCTGCTCTTTTTCCTCGGTCTGGAAGTCTTCGGTCTGATGCTGGTGCTGGGCGACCCCGAGGGCAACATGGTGCTGGCGACCTATCTCTACAAGCTGACCAATAAGCTCGGCACCCCCTCCTACCATCTGATGGCGGCGGTGGCGGTGGTGCTGATCTGCATCACCATCCCGCTGGTGATGCTCCAGCGGCGGCTGATGCGCACCGCCAACCGCTTTGTCACCATGAAGGGCAAGGCGTCGCAGGCGCGGGCGCTGCCGCTGGGCAAATGGCGCTGGGTGGCCGGGGCGGTGGTGGTGGCCTGGCTGACGGTGACCATCGGCGTGCCGCTGCTCGGCGTGGCGCTGCGCGCCTTTATCTCCAACTGGGGCGTCGGCGTGTCGCTGTGGGATGAGCTGTCGCTGACGACGTTCCACAATATCTGGCAGCAGCCCAACCTGCTGCGGGCGATCGTCAACTCGATGGCTATCGGCATCGTCGGCGGCGCGCTGGCGGTGATCTGCTATCTGTTTGTCGGTATCGCCATGCACCGCAAAGCGGACAACGTCACCCGCTTTCTCGACTACAGCGTGCTGGTCCCGCGCGCGGTCCCGGGGCTGCTGGCCGGTCTGGCCTTTCTGTGGGTGTTCCTGTTTGTGCCGATGTGGCTCGATCAGTCGCTGAAGCACGGCTGGCTCTCGGCGCTGCCGGTGGCCGACTGGCTGCGGGAGCACCTTATCGTACATTTGCGCGCGCTGCGCAACACCATCTTCAGCGTCTGGCTGGCCTACACCGTGGTATGGATGGCTTACGGCCTGCGGCTCATCTCTTCGACGCTGCTGCAGGTGGGCCCGGAGCTGGAGGAGGCGGCGCGCAGCACCGGCGCTTCCCGGGGGCAGATCACCCGCCACGTGACCGTCCCGCTGTCGCGCTATGGGCTGATTGGCTCCTGGCTGCTGATGTTCCTTATCTTTGAGCGTGAGTATTCCACCGGCGTCTATCTGCTGTCGCCGGGTACCGAAACCATCGGCTCGATGCTGGTGTCGCTGTGGGCGGCGGGGGCCATCGATATCGTCGCGGCGCTCTCCTTTATCAATATTCTGCTGGTGGTGATTGGCCTTGGTATCGCCCTGCGCTTTGGAGTGAAATTACATGATTGA
- a CDS encoding ABC transporter ATP-binding protein, with product MIELSVENLHLTYGDNPVLKGVSMTLGRGEVVSLLGPSGSGKTTLLRAVAGLEKPTSGRIAIGNRTVYDGTPRSEIPAEERNLGLVFQSYALWPHKTVFDNVAYPLKLRKVAAGEIKERVQRVLDQLGLGHLGNRHPHQLSGGQQQRVAIGRALVYNPPVILLDEPLSNLDAKLREEARVFLRELIIKLGLSALMVTHDQNEAMAISDRILLLNNGVIEQQGTPQEMYGSPATLFAAEFMGSNNRLHGKVTALENGRARVEGASWTLWGRAGEGVSVGQPATAVIRVERLRLDGAAQDNSLQLPLLTSMYLGDRWEYLFRTEGDDFPLRAYGTALRDAEHCHLTLPAEDVWIFPQR from the coding sequence ATGATTGAGTTATCGGTAGAAAATCTGCATCTCACCTATGGCGACAACCCGGTGCTGAAGGGGGTTTCCATGACGCTTGGCCGGGGAGAGGTGGTGTCGCTGCTGGGGCCTTCGGGAAGCGGCAAAACCACGCTACTGCGGGCGGTGGCCGGGCTGGAAAAACCGACGAGCGGACGGATCGCCATCGGCAACCGCACGGTGTACGACGGCACGCCGCGCAGCGAGATCCCGGCCGAAGAGCGTAACCTGGGCCTGGTCTTTCAGTCCTATGCCCTGTGGCCGCACAAAACGGTGTTCGACAACGTGGCCTATCCGCTGAAGCTGCGTAAAGTGGCTGCGGGGGAGATAAAAGAGCGGGTGCAGCGCGTACTGGATCAGCTGGGGCTGGGGCACCTCGGCAACCGCCATCCGCACCAGCTCTCCGGTGGCCAGCAGCAGCGGGTGGCCATCGGCCGGGCGCTGGTCTACAACCCGCCGGTGATCCTGCTGGATGAACCGCTCTCCAACCTTGACGCCAAACTGCGCGAAGAGGCGCGGGTGTTTCTGCGCGAGCTGATCATCAAGCTGGGCCTGTCGGCGCTGATGGTCACCCACGATCAGAATGAAGCAATGGCCATCTCCGATCGTATTCTGCTGCTGAACAATGGCGTCATTGAGCAGCAGGGGACGCCGCAGGAGATGTACGGCAGCCCGGCGACGCTGTTCGCCGCCGAGTTTATGGGCAGCAATAACCGTCTGCACGGTAAGGTGACGGCGCTGGAAAACGGTCGTGCGAGGGTTGAAGGCGCCAGCTGGACGCTGTGGGGTCGAGCGGGCGAGGGGGTCAGCGTTGGCCAGCCGGCGACGGCGGTGATCCGCGTCGAGCGCCTGCGTCTCGACGGCGCGGCGCAGGATAATAGCCTCCAGCTCCCGCTGCTGACCAGCATGTACCTCGGCGACCGCTGGGAGTACCTGTTCCGTACCGAAGGCGACGACTTTCCGCTGCGCGCCTACGGAACGGCGCTGCGCGATGCCGAACACTGCCATCTGACGCTCCCGGCGGAGGATGTGTGGATTTTTCCGCAGCGGTAA
- a CDS encoding ABC transporter substrate-binding protein, protein MYRKISGLVVSLTAVFACAAWAEVPAGYPADYQKTVDAAVKEGKVVIYSTTDTKAAGPLIKGFEAQYPGVKVEYNDMNSTELYNRYISEQAAGGGSGDVVWSSSMDTALKLATEYAEQYASPEVKQLPDWAVWQQKAYGTTYEPVVFIYNKRLIPQNEVPDSHTALAKLIASQADKFKGKVTTYDIEKSGLGFMLAVQDSQADANYFADLANIAKGGLTVQSSTGTMMERVSSGENLIGYNILGSYAEARAKNDPSLGIAYPKDYVLVLSRVSFISQESEHPNAAKLWLDYVLSEKGQQILASQADIPSIRRDIEGKNDIDGMTALLGKALKPIPVNETLLDYLQPQKRLQFIKQWRSAAAK, encoded by the coding sequence ATGTATAGGAAAATAAGTGGTTTAGTGGTTTCACTGACGGCCGTTTTCGCCTGTGCCGCTTGGGCGGAGGTGCCTGCGGGCTATCCCGCGGATTATCAAAAAACGGTGGATGCCGCCGTAAAAGAGGGCAAGGTGGTTATTTATTCCACCACCGATACCAAAGCGGCCGGGCCGTTAATTAAAGGATTTGAAGCGCAATATCCGGGCGTTAAAGTCGAATATAACGACATGAACAGCACCGAGCTGTATAACCGCTATATCAGCGAGCAGGCCGCCGGGGGCGGCAGCGGGGACGTGGTGTGGAGCTCGTCGATGGATACCGCGCTGAAATTAGCTACCGAATACGCGGAACAATATGCCTCGCCGGAGGTGAAGCAATTACCCGACTGGGCGGTGTGGCAGCAGAAAGCCTATGGCACCACCTACGAGCCGGTGGTGTTTATCTATAACAAACGGCTGATCCCGCAGAATGAGGTTCCGGATTCGCATACCGCGCTGGCAAAACTGATCGCCAGCCAGGCCGATAAATTTAAAGGCAAAGTCACCACCTACGATATCGAAAAATCGGGCCTCGGCTTTATGCTGGCGGTGCAGGACAGCCAGGCCGACGCGAACTATTTTGCCGACCTGGCGAATATCGCTAAAGGCGGTCTGACAGTGCAGTCTTCCACCGGCACGATGATGGAGCGCGTCTCCTCTGGCGAAAACCTGATCGGCTATAACATCCTTGGCTCCTATGCCGAAGCACGGGCGAAAAACGATCCCTCTTTAGGCATCGCCTATCCGAAAGATTACGTGCTGGTGCTCTCCCGCGTTTCGTTTATTAGCCAGGAGAGCGAACATCCCAATGCGGCGAAATTGTGGCTCGACTATGTCTTGTCGGAAAAAGGCCAGCAGATCCTCGCCAGCCAGGCGGATATTCCCTCTATTCGTCGCGATATTGAAGGTAAAAATGATATCGATGGTATGACCGCGCTGTTGGGCAAAGCGTTAAAACCGATCCCGGTCAACGAAACGCTGCTCGATTATTTACAGCCGCAAAAACGTCTGCAGTTTATTAAACAATGGCGCAGCGCCGCCGCGAAATAA
- a CDS encoding VOC family protein, whose protein sequence is MFDHVKFGASDYAASKAFFLQALAPLGVTLVGEGEPTYGAELAGSGDVSLCLYQSAEKPAPLHIAFRADSREQVDAFWQAALAAGGKDNGAPGLRPNYHASYYAAFVIAPDGHNIEAVCHLAS, encoded by the coding sequence ATGTTCGATCATGTGAAGTTCGGCGCTAGCGACTATGCCGCCAGCAAAGCGTTCTTTTTACAGGCCCTGGCCCCGCTTGGCGTAACGCTGGTTGGCGAAGGCGAGCCGACCTACGGCGCAGAGCTGGCCGGCAGCGGCGATGTCTCTCTATGCCTCTATCAAAGTGCGGAAAAACCGGCGCCGCTGCACATTGCCTTTCGCGCCGACAGCCGCGAGCAGGTCGATGCCTTCTGGCAGGCGGCGCTGGCCGCCGGAGGAAAGGACAACGGCGCGCCGGGGTTACGGCCAAACTACCACGCCAGTTACTACGCCGCCTTTGTGATTGCGCCAGACGGACACAATATTGAAGCCGTGTGCCATCTGGCGTCTTAA
- a CDS encoding malate/lactate/ureidoglycolate dehydrogenase, giving the protein MPTGHRFLATDLHQFVVSLFTHLGSTSGEATLVADHLIAANLAGHDSHGVGMIPSYVKSHAGGFLQLNRHATVTKDAGAVVTLDGNAGFGQVVAHEAMQLGIEKAKQHGMAAIALRNAHHVGRIGYWAEQCAAAGLISIHFVSVIGDPMVAPFRGKDSRFGTNPLCVVFPRAGHPPLLLDYATSAIAFGKTRVAWHKGEAVAPGCLIDAAGRPTTDPAVMQTSPLGALLTFAQHKGYALATLCEVLGGALSGGQTTHQESLQTSVDAIFNCMTTVILRPDAFDAPDSQAQTEAFIAWCKQSPHDADAPVLAPGEWEAANREARLAQGIPLDAGSWQAICAAARDVGLSESHFDRCRPLA; this is encoded by the coding sequence GTGCCTACAGGACACCGCTTTCTGGCGACGGATCTGCATCAGTTTGTCGTCTCACTGTTTACCCATCTCGGCAGTACCTCAGGGGAAGCCACCCTCGTCGCAGACCATCTGATCGCCGCCAATCTTGCCGGGCATGACTCCCACGGCGTCGGGATGATCCCAAGCTACGTGAAATCCCACGCCGGTGGTTTTCTGCAGCTCAACCGCCACGCCACGGTGACCAAAGACGCCGGCGCCGTGGTCACCCTCGACGGCAACGCCGGCTTCGGCCAGGTGGTCGCCCACGAAGCGATGCAGTTAGGCATTGAAAAGGCGAAGCAGCATGGTATGGCGGCAATCGCCCTGCGCAATGCGCATCACGTCGGGCGCATCGGCTACTGGGCCGAGCAGTGCGCCGCCGCCGGGCTGATCTCCATCCACTTCGTCAGCGTGATTGGCGACCCGATGGTCGCCCCGTTCCGCGGGAAGGACAGCCGCTTCGGCACTAACCCGCTGTGCGTGGTGTTTCCCCGCGCGGGCCATCCGCCGCTGCTGCTGGACTACGCCACCAGCGCCATCGCCTTTGGTAAAACCCGCGTCGCCTGGCATAAAGGCGAAGCCGTGGCCCCCGGCTGCCTGATCGACGCCGCGGGCCGACCCACCACCGACCCGGCGGTGATGCAGACCTCGCCGCTGGGCGCCCTGCTCACCTTCGCCCAGCACAAAGGCTATGCCCTGGCGACGCTGTGCGAAGTGCTCGGCGGCGCGCTCTCCGGGGGGCAAACCACCCATCAGGAGAGCCTGCAGACCAGCGTCGACGCCATCTTTAACTGCATGACCACGGTGATCCTGCGCCCGGACGCGTTCGATGCCCCGGACAGCCAGGCGCAGACGGAGGCCTTTATCGCATGGTGCAAGCAGTCGCCGCACGATGCCGATGCCCCGGTGCTGGCGCCCGGCGAATGGGAGGCCGCCAACCGCGAAGCGCGGCTGGCGCAGGGGATCCCGCTGGATGCCGGCAGCTGGCAGGCTATCTGCGCCGCCGCGCGCGACGTCGGCCTGAGCGAATCGCACTTCGACCGCTGCCGCCCTCTCGCCTAG
- a CDS encoding gluconate 2-dehydrogenase subunit 3 family protein: MMSSEKTNNSRRDFLVKSMALIPTVVIGGAGAGAIGVATSATAQAAPASEPASGNTAAASDWKPQFFNDREWAFINAAVARLIPADELGPGAKEAGVPEFIDRQLNTPYATGSIWYMQGPFNPDVPKEMGYQLPLVPKQIYNLGIADAEAWCQDKYHKTFAELSSEQQDEALGLWESGKAEFKQLPASLFFTYLLQNTREGFFSDPIHGGNKGMVGWTLINFPGARADFMDWVERGERYPFPPVSINGERA, from the coding sequence ATGATGTCGAGCGAGAAAACCAACAATTCCAGGCGTGATTTCCTGGTGAAATCGATGGCGCTGATCCCGACGGTGGTGATCGGCGGCGCGGGAGCAGGGGCCATTGGCGTGGCCACCAGCGCGACCGCGCAGGCGGCCCCCGCGTCTGAGCCTGCTTCCGGGAACACGGCGGCGGCCAGCGACTGGAAGCCGCAGTTCTTCAACGATCGTGAGTGGGCGTTTATCAACGCCGCCGTCGCTCGCTTAATCCCGGCGGATGAACTCGGTCCCGGCGCCAAAGAGGCCGGCGTCCCGGAGTTTATCGACCGCCAGCTCAATACCCCCTACGCCACCGGCTCCATCTGGTATATGCAGGGGCCCTTCAACCCCGACGTGCCGAAAGAGATGGGTTATCAGCTGCCGCTGGTGCCTAAACAGATCTATAACCTCGGGATCGCTGATGCCGAGGCGTGGTGCCAGGACAAATATCATAAAACCTTCGCTGAACTGAGCAGCGAGCAGCAGGACGAGGCGCTCGGCCTGTGGGAATCCGGCAAAGCCGAGTTCAAACAGCTGCCGGCCTCGCTGTTCTTCACCTATCTGCTACAGAACACCCGCGAAGGGTTCTTCAGCGACCCGATCCATGGCGGCAATAAAGGCATGGTCGGCTGGACGCTGATTAATTTTCCCGGCGCGCGCGCCGACTTTATGGACTGGGTTGAACGGGGCGAACGCTACCCCTTCCCGCCGGTATCAATTAATGGGGAGAGGGCGTAA
- the ccmB gene encoding heme exporter protein CcmB, with amino-acid sequence MMRALLARELRLAWRSGAEILNPLWFFLIVITLFPFGVGAAPQLLAQIAPGVVWVAALLAALLVMDRLFRDDWQDGSLEQLMLLPTPLVAVVLVKVVAHWMMSGLPLLIVSPLAALLLGMSLHDAGVLALTLLLGTPTLSFLGAVGVGLTVGLKRGGVLLSLLVLPLAVPLLIFATAACQAAAAGLPVSGYLAMLAAFLTASATLCPFATAAALRLTVQ; translated from the coding sequence ATGATGCGAGCGCTGTTGGCCCGGGAACTGCGCCTGGCGTGGCGCAGCGGGGCGGAGATCCTCAATCCGCTCTGGTTCTTTCTGATCGTCATCACCCTGTTTCCGTTCGGCGTCGGCGCCGCGCCACAGCTGCTGGCGCAGATTGCGCCGGGCGTGGTGTGGGTCGCCGCGCTGCTGGCGGCGCTGCTGGTGATGGATCGGTTGTTTCGCGACGACTGGCAGGACGGTTCCCTGGAGCAACTGATGCTCCTGCCGACGCCGCTGGTGGCGGTTGTGCTGGTGAAGGTGGTTGCCCACTGGATGATGAGCGGCCTGCCGCTGCTGATCGTCTCGCCGCTGGCGGCGCTGCTGCTGGGGATGAGTCTGCACGATGCCGGCGTGCTGGCGCTGACCTTGCTGCTCGGCACCCCGACGCTCAGTTTTCTCGGCGCGGTGGGGGTTGGCCTGACGGTCGGTCTGAAGCGCGGCGGCGTCCTGCTGAGCCTGCTGGTGCTGCCGCTGGCGGTGCCGCTGCTGATTTTCGCCACCGCGGCCTGTCAGGCGGCGGCCGCTGGGCTCCCGGTTAGCGGCTATCTGGCGATGCTGGCGGCGTTCTTAACCGCCAGCGCCACCCTGTGCCCGTTCGCCACCGCCGCCGCGCTGCGGCTGACCGTGCAATAA
- the ccmA gene encoding cytochrome c biogenesis heme-transporting ATPase CcmA, with protein sequence MLHAERLTCIVDDRPLFAALTLSLAAGELLQVAGDNGAGKTSLLRILCGLARPESGVVSWQGQPLAKVRESFHRQLLWLGHKPGVNAALTADENLRFFFPSSRLQQRESALAAVGLAGYEDLPLSQLSAGQQRRVALTRLWLTDAPLWILDEPFTALDATAMETLTRRLEQHARQGGSAILTTHQPLRPLRCPLRTLRLGGDAGGGQ encoded by the coding sequence ATGCTGCATGCAGAGCGACTGACCTGCATCGTTGACGATCGACCGCTATTTGCGGCGCTGACGCTGTCCCTCGCTGCCGGCGAGCTGCTGCAGGTCGCCGGTGATAACGGCGCGGGGAAAACCTCGCTGCTGCGGATCCTTTGCGGCCTGGCGCGCCCGGAAAGCGGGGTGGTGAGCTGGCAGGGGCAGCCGCTGGCGAAGGTCCGGGAGTCATTTCATCGTCAGTTGCTGTGGCTGGGCCATAAACCCGGCGTCAACGCGGCGCTGACCGCCGATGAAAACCTGCGTTTCTTCTTTCCATCCAGCCGCCTTCAGCAGCGGGAAAGCGCCCTCGCCGCCGTCGGCCTGGCGGGCTATGAAGACCTCCCCTTGAGCCAGCTCTCCGCCGGGCAGCAGCGGCGGGTGGCGCTGACCCGCCTGTGGTTAACCGACGCGCCGCTGTGGATCCTCGATGAGCCGTTCACAGCGCTCGACGCCACGGCGATGGAAACCCTGACCCGCCGCCTGGAGCAGCACGCCCGGCAGGGGGGAAGCGCGATCCTCACCACTCATCAGCCGCTGCGGCCGCTGCGCTGTCCGTTGCGCACCCTGCGCCTCGGCGGCGACGCGGGAGGCGGGCAATGA
- a CDS encoding GMC family oxidoreductase, with the protein MATVLKKTDVAIVGFGWVGAIMAKELTEAGLNVVALERGPMRDTWPDGAYPQVIDELTYNIRRKLFQDLSKSTVTIRHNTSQQAVPYRQLAAFLPGTGVGGAGLHWSGVHFRVDPIELRMRSHYEERYGKNFIPQDMIIQDFGVTYDELEPFFDKAEKVFGTSGTAWSIKGKVVGKGRGGNAFAPDRSDDFPLPAQKNTWSAQLFEKAALEVGYHPYNLPSANTSDSYTNPYGAQMGPCNFCGFCSGYACYMYSKASPNVNILPALRQEKRFELRTNANVLKVNLTDDKSRATGVTYVDGQGREMEQPADLVIIGAFQFHNVHLMLLSGIGKPYNPETGEGVVGRNFAYQNMTTIKAIFDKDTYTNPFIGAGGNGVGVDDFNADNFDHGAAGFVGGSPFWVNQAGTKPISGFPVPPGTPAWGSKWKAAVADTYTHHLSMDAHGAHQSYRQNYLDLDPNYKNVFGQPLLRMTFDWQENDIKMAQFMFDKMAPIAKAMKPKYILGSPKNANSHFDTTTYQTTHMNGGAVMGEDPKTSAVNRYLQSWDVHNVFVIGASAFPQGLGYNPTGTVAALAYWSAKAIREQYLKNPGPLVQA; encoded by the coding sequence ATGGCCACCGTATTGAAAAAAACCGATGTCGCGATCGTCGGCTTCGGCTGGGTTGGGGCAATCATGGCCAAAGAGCTGACCGAAGCCGGGCTCAACGTCGTCGCGCTGGAGCGCGGCCCGATGCGCGACACCTGGCCGGATGGCGCCTATCCGCAGGTGATTGATGAGCTGACCTACAACATCCGCCGCAAGCTGTTCCAGGATCTGTCGAAAAGCACTGTCACCATCCGGCATAACACCAGCCAGCAGGCGGTGCCGTATCGCCAGCTGGCGGCCTTCCTGCCGGGTACCGGCGTGGGCGGTGCCGGGCTGCACTGGTCCGGCGTCCATTTCCGCGTCGATCCCATCGAACTGCGGATGCGCAGCCACTATGAAGAACGCTACGGCAAAAACTTCATTCCCCAGGATATGATCATCCAGGATTTTGGCGTCACCTACGACGAGCTGGAACCCTTCTTCGATAAAGCGGAAAAAGTGTTCGGCACCTCCGGGACCGCCTGGTCGATCAAAGGCAAGGTCGTCGGCAAAGGCCGCGGCGGCAACGCCTTCGCCCCGGACCGCTCAGACGACTTCCCGCTGCCGGCGCAGAAAAACACCTGGTCGGCGCAGCTGTTTGAAAAAGCGGCGCTGGAAGTGGGGTATCACCCCTATAACCTGCCGTCGGCCAACACTTCCGACTCCTATACCAACCCCTACGGCGCGCAGATGGGCCCGTGCAACTTCTGCGGTTTCTGCAGCGGCTACGCCTGCTACATGTACTCCAAAGCCTCGCCGAACGTGAACATCCTGCCGGCGCTGCGCCAGGAAAAACGCTTTGAGCTGCGGACCAACGCCAACGTGCTGAAGGTCAACCTGACCGACGACAAATCCCGCGCCACCGGCGTGACCTACGTCGACGGCCAGGGGCGCGAAATGGAACAGCCGGCGGACCTGGTGATTATCGGCGCCTTCCAGTTCCACAACGTGCACCTGATGCTGCTCTCCGGGATCGGCAAACCGTACAATCCGGAGACCGGCGAAGGGGTGGTGGGGCGTAACTTCGCCTACCAGAACATGACCACCATCAAGGCCATTTTCGACAAAGACACCTATACCAACCCGTTTATCGGCGCGGGCGGCAACGGCGTCGGGGTCGACGACTTCAACGCCGACAACTTCGACCACGGCGCGGCGGGCTTTGTGGGCGGTTCACCATTCTGGGTCAACCAGGCCGGGACCAAGCCCATCTCCGGTTTCCCGGTACCGCCGGGCACCCCGGCGTGGGGCAGCAAGTGGAAAGCGGCGGTTGCCGATACCTACACCCATCACCTGTCGATGGATGCCCACGGCGCGCACCAGTCCTATCGGCAGAACTACCTCGATCTTGATCCGAACTACAAAAACGTCTTCGGCCAGCCGCTGCTGCGCATGACCTTCGACTGGCAGGAAAACGACATCAAGATGGCGCAGTTTATGTTCGATAAGATGGCGCCGATCGCCAAAGCGATGAAGCCGAAATATATCCTCGGCAGCCCGAAAAACGCCAACAGCCACTTTGATACCACCACCTACCAGACCACCCATATGAATGGCGGGGCGGTAATGGGGGAAGATCCGAAAACCAGCGCCGTGAACCGTTATCTGCAAAGCTGGGACGTGCATAACGTCTTCGTCATCGGCGCCTCCGCGTTCCCGCAGGGGCTGGGCTACAACCCAACCGGCACGGTGGCCGCGCTGGCCTACTGGTCAGCGAAGGCGATCCGCGAGCAGTATCTGAAAAATCCGGGACCCCTGGTGCAGGCATAA